In Fluviispira sanaruensis, a genomic segment contains:
- a CDS encoding recombinase family protein, with protein MHIGYARVSNADQSCNLQNDALTKSGSEKIFSDIASGAKIERKGLNDAINYMRPGDTLVVWRLDRLGRTLSSLISFVNELNNKQLCFKSIVENIDTTSPTGKFFFHVTGAFAELERNIIKERTKAGLAAARSRGRLGGRPKAVSPDKIKAAIALYNKNESSISDICKLLNISERSFYRYRKYL; from the coding sequence ATGCACATTGGATATGCAAGAGTTTCAAATGCTGATCAATCTTGCAACTTGCAAAATGATGCACTTACTAAATCTGGAAGTGAAAAGATATTCTCAGATATTGCTAGCGGAGCAAAAATTGAGAGAAAAGGTTTAAATGACGCAATAAATTATATGCGACCTGGTGATACTTTAGTCGTATGGAGATTAGATCGTCTTGGCAGAACACTATCTAGCTTAATATCATTTGTTAATGAGCTTAATAATAAACAACTTTGTTTCAAAAGCATTGTTGAAAATATTGATACTACAAGTCCAACTGGAAAATTTTTTTTCCATGTGACAGGTGCATTTGCAGAGCTAGAACGCAATATCATCAAAGAAAGAACAAAAGCAGGCCTTGCGGCTGCACGTTCAAGAGGTAGGTTAGGAGGAAGACCTAAAGCGGTTTCTCCAGACAAAATTAAAGCAGCTATTGCTTTATATAATAAAAATGAATCTTCTATATCTGATATATGTAAATTATTAAATATTTCAGAAAGAAGCTTTTATAGATATAGAAAATATTTGTAA